TATCTTCTTTATTGTCTTCGGTAAGCAGTGCATCGTAGCCAAGGTCAAAGTCGTTTGATGCTTTTTCGTCAACTCCAACTAATAATTGGCGGTGATATCCTTTTGGAGAATCGAACTTAAGCCTAATTTTTCTTCTGGTATCTCTATCAACATTTGATAAGGTACTTTGTTTGTTTTTCGTATTTGAATTTTTTATGAATATTGAAGTTGAGGGCGTTTCTTTTACAAAAACACGTTGGCTGTTTTTGAAAACAATAGTTCCTCCGCTTACAGCTTCTGTTTGTGATACGCTACTAGATAAAGGATCGGTAGCATTAACAAAAAATCCTTGGCCTACTGGTATATAACGCTGTGGATTTCCTTTAGTACTGGTTAAGCCTCCAGTATAGTTTATTCTGGTATCGTTGTTTATTGCTTCTGCACCACCCATTAAAGTGTAAACACCGTAACCGCCTTGGTATTCAGCTAGTACATGTGAGTTACTTGCAAAATGCTCCCAAAAATATAGCACACCGTTTATCACATTTTGAGTATTGTTTCCACCGTCTTTAATATTGTCTCTTATAAATTCATCGGCATCAATAGCTGAAGGGTATGGGTTGCCCACCAAATATTCATTTCCAGCCGCTATAGACAATGTAATATCTCCGTTATTAGGCTTACCATTAAATACATAATTTTGTGTCAGGGTTATGGCTCCACCAGTATTAGCAACACCTTTCATAGTGTAGCCTTCACCTGCTAATATCGTTCCTGTACGTCTTACATGTTGCCATTGACTGTAATTATCGAAAGCTTTATTGGCATATTTCCAAATCCAATAATCTGCAATTTTTATATTACTGCCAACAATACTGCCATTATATCCAGAGGTTAAAAAAGTGATGTTAGTTGGAGTTGCGGGGATGGTGCCGTTTTTAAGAATATTATCAATCATTCTATAACTATTGTTATTACTAATAGTGTTGCTTATGCCAACAGGCGATGACCAATAATTATAAGTAAATAGATCTTGAGAACCTTGTTGGTCGCGTTCTATTTTGCCTGAGCTGGTAACATCTAAAACACTGCCTTCGGTTTGAATTAATTGGGATTCATCATCCAGATCAATTAAGCCATCAAGTTTTAAATACCAACTATTGTACAATCCTTTATCTGCTTCAATGGAGAATTCTTTGCCAGTTTCTACAATAATGCCCGCGGTACCTTGGGTGTTATAGGTGCCATCTAATTGTATGTTGTGTTTTATATGAACAATAGACGCATCATCAGGATTGTCTTGTTTTGCCGTGATATCCCATTCACTTCCATGTAGCCAACTTGCCGTATTTGTCCAATCGCCATCAGCTGTAGTTTCATAAGGCAGTGGTGCTCTTTGAAAATAGATATCTTTAAAGTTGAACATTTTAGCTCCTGTTAATTGGTCTATAGTTCCCGTTTTTTTATCGTCTAAAATATCGTCTTTATAAGCATCCATTTTGTAATACTTTACCAAATTTGTACCTATAGAACCTGAAATGTCTATTGGAATAATTTTACCTCGGTTAAAACTATTGGTGTCATCCAGTTCTTGATAGACCATACGCTTAAGTTCATTGGGAGCTAAGGCAGTGTTAAAAACCCTGACTTCATCAATTTCACCTTTAAAATAGTTGTCGTTAGTGCTGGCTCTACCTATGGTAAAGTTTGATGTACTTGTAATGCCACCAGACGTGTCACTAGCTTCCTCTATACCATTAATATATAAAATGGTACTTCCCGAGGTTGTGGTTACCGCAACATGCATCCAAACACCTAAAGATGTAGTGCTGGTAGATGCTAAACTAACGCCATCGGCAACTGCGGTTACTGTATTGTCGGTATTTATTCTTAAATAAAAGTCATCCTGACCAGCAACCATTCTATTGTTTAAATTGGTATTGTCTCCTGCTGATTTTATAAAAGCCATAAGCGTAGCATCACCAGAGCTTATTAGGTTAGTATCTTCAACGTAGTCGTTGCGTCCATCAAAATATAGGCTGTAACTATCATCTAAATTTCTTGGTGATCCAAAAACAGTGTCATCACCATCTCTAGATGCCATAATACCATCACCATCGGCATCGGTTGTATCGTCTAAAACTCCTGCCGTATTAGGTAGGTGTGCATAGATTTCCATGGTATCGATGTCATAGATTCCTGTTAAGTTGTTATAAGGGTCTTTATAATCTGGTAAGCCATCACCATCAGAATCCAGTGCGTATAATGGGCTTGTGCCTTGACCAATATTTCCATAGGAATTTATATAGTTTTGGGTTCCAGAATCATGATGAAAATCATAAATATCTAAAATGCCATCCCCATAATATTCTATAGTACCATCACCTTCGGAGTCTTTTTCTCTAAACGCTTCGGTTTCTGGACCATCTCCCACACCGTTGCCGGTAATATCGCCATCGCCATTTTGAAAACCTGAAGGCGCACTGCTGCTTATGATGCCATATTCATCGACATCAAACAATCCATCATTATCGCTATCCAAATCTAAATAATCTGGTATGATATCTCCGTCAGAATGTATTGGGGCAATACCTTCCGTAGCGTCATGCATACCATTACCATTAGTATCTACCCATGAAGAAATACTTGTTAAAGTTGCTTTACCTTCGCTTAAACTGGCACTCGTAGGATTGCCTTCAACAACATCTGGAATGCCATCGTTATCAGAATCTAAATCGAACACATCGGCTGCACCATCACTATCCATATCGCAAAGGGTTTGTCTGATTTCAATATCATCAATGGCAAGATCGTTTCCTAAACCACCAATTTCATTGTTATAAAAAATGACTTGAAACTGACTGGTGTTGAATGTTAAACTAGCTGTAAATTGATGCCAGCTATTTATTGGGTCTCCGTTTATGGAAGGCGGAATATCACCTGTCGTTATCACAGCATCAAGTCCTGTTGCTGTATTTATTAAAACATTCCCATCCATATCTTTAAACTCGACTTTTATATTCGGACGCAATCTTGTATCAATGCCAGGAGACGTTGTTGTATCTAGGTTTAAAACCCAAAAGCTATAGGTAATGGGTATATTTGGCAAAGCACCATTGATATGTGCTGTGTAAAATATTTTAGGTTCGTGACTAGCATTAAACATAGCCATTCTGCCTTGGTAATTACCGGTATGATCTCCTCCTGTATACCAATATTGATCAGCCCATGAAGCTACTTCTTCGTTAGGTGTGTCATTTACACCATCTCCATCGGCTGCTTTGTAATAAACTGTATATTTACCATCGTTAAGATCTATTTGACTTAAGTCTGGGCATTCTGCTGTGTTTACGCCCACAGTTCCGTCTTCATAACAATAGGTGGTTACGGCATTATAGGACGTATTTATTGTGGTTCTATTGCCTTGTCCAAAACTCTCTTCCAAAAATTTATAAGTTGCTTGTGATGCACTGCTGGACAGGTGGCAGTTGTTTTCTTCAACTGAATCTGGAATACCATCATTGTCATCATCAAGATCAACATCATCATAGATGCCATCATTATCGCTATCATAAAATACTTTACTGCCTTCTGCTGATATGTTTATTTGATATAATGTTTCATTATTATCGTTTGATGTTATATTGATGACATCGTTTTGAACGCCTATTGTTGAAGTTGAAAATGACACTTTAAAACTTACATAGTTATTAGGTGTTATTGTGGCAGGAAAAGAAGGGCTATCGGTTATTGAAAACTCTGTTGCTCCAACCAAATTAATATCAGATACTGTTAAATCAGCTGTGCCTGTATTATGAATTTTAAATGTTCTTGTAGCTATTTCTGATATTATTTGTACTCTACCAAAATCGGTACTATTATTGATCGTGGGGATATTTGTGCCATCTCCAATGATGGAATTACCAGCGCCCGTGATGTCTATTTCTGGGGCTGTATATCCTTCAACTATAATATTATCAATGTAAACAAGATCACTATCATCACTAGCGTCGCATTGAAACCTTAGTCTTGAGTTAGCAGTGAATAAATATGTCGAGCTATCTAAAGTTACTGTTACATTCGTATAATTTGTATTATTATTGAAGTCCGTTCCTCCCACATAAGCTTTTACTGTTGTCCAATTAGTTCCACTATTATTAGAAAACTGAATCCAAAAATCTTCCCCTGTAGTAAAATTACTAGTTCTATAATCAAAGGTCATTGTGATAGAACTGTAAGTACTCAAATCAATATCACTTGTAGTCATTACTGATGAAGACGTATTATCTCTTAAATTAATAGACCAACTATTATTTAATGGTGAAGAACTGTTTCTAGAACAATCTGTTCCACCATCAATCCAAATACCCCAATTTGATTCGAAGTTTTCAGAATTTATAGTTACTTGAGAATATAGATTTAAAGAGAGAAATATACTAAAAAGTATAAAAACGAGAGAGTTAGGTAAAATAGCAATTTTTTTCACAATGGATTACATTTAGCTTTGGGGCTGATTGTTTTACCAAGCAAATGTATTTAAAATATCTATGAAATGCAAATTTAATCGATTAAATGCATTTCTATTGAAATTTAGATGCGATTAGTTATTTACTTTATATGTTTTTTTGTGATTTTTTTGGAGTTTGTATAAGGTCTTTTATTAAAGTTTTAGGAAAGCCCATTTCACTTGAAGACAAAGCTTTTATAAGGAATGTCAAAGAAGGTTGGGTAACGAGTTGGTGAGGGGACTTATTGCACTACATTTCAATATGAAGAAAGTTTGAAAAATTAGGTTTTTGGTAAGAAATAAAATACTATTCTTTAATTTAAAGGATTTCGGGGTTTGCTTCGCCAGTTCGCTTTGCTCGTACCCGCTTTTACCTCTGCTTGAGGAGAGGTCAAAACTGGTGGGCAGTTTTGGGTGAGGTGTCATAAACAAATGTCGTTTTTAGTACCATTAGGACAAAATGAAACTAGCAAAACCAGTACTGAGGCTAGTCGAAGTATACCGTATACCACTACGGGGATTGTTAGTTTTAAGAAATTTGTTTATTTAAATTTTCATAAACCCAAGCTTTCATAGCGGTTAAAAGAGGCGCTAACGATTTTCCTTTTTCAGTTAAACGGTATTCTACTTTTGGGGGAATTACTGGGTAAGATTTTCTGGTAATTACTTCTAGTTGTTCCAAATCTTTTAACTGTTGCGATAACATTTTCTGACTAATTCCTTTTATGGTTTTGTCAAGTTCATTAAAACGCATCACTTCATTGCTTAATAATACCCATATAATAACAGGCTTCCATTTACCTCCAATTTGTTCCATGAAAATTGTAATGGGACATTCTTCAGCTATAATATATTTTTCTTCAATTTTTTTTGTCTCTATTTCCATAATAAGAATAATTTTCCGAGTTAAAAGTCAGTTACTTACTATTCAGTAAGTACTTGTTTCAAAGTTAGTAATAATCTAGTTTTGTTCAAAAATAAATACAAAATGAATAAAATAATTATTATTACAGGAGGAACAAGCGGAATCGGGTTAGCTTGTGCAAAATATCTAATTGCAAAAAATTATCAAGTCATTATTACAGGTAGAAATGAAGAAAATCTTGAAAAAGCATTAAGCGAACTAGGAAAAAATGCCTTTGGATATATTTCGGATACAAGTGTGTTACATGATATTGACGGTTTAGTAAATCGAATTAAAGAGAACCATGGAACCATTGATGGTTTGTTTATAAATGCAGGCATTTTTAAATCGATTGGTTTTGAAGACACCAATGAAGCATTGTTTGATGAAACCATGAACATTAATTTTAAAGGTGCCTTTTTTACAGTGCAAAAGTTTATTCCCATACTTAAAAACCCTTCGAGCATTGTTTTGAATACGTCTATTGCTGTTTTTAAAGCATTTCCTAATGCGAGTGTTTATTCAGCAAGCAAAGCAGCATTAGAAGCCATTGCCAAAGTATTGAATCTTGAATTGGCACAAAAAGGAATCAGAATTAATGTAGTTAGTCCAGGAGTAACACATACACCAATTCAGAAAAAATCAGGAATGACAGACGAAGCCATTGATGGATTGTTGCAATATTTATCTGAAACTTCTCCCATTGGAAGAGTGGTTTTACCAGAAGATATAGCACCTATAGTTGAATTTTTAGTTTCCGATAATTCTTTGGTATTACGAAACGAGAAAATTGTGGTTGATGGTGGTTCGACACTTTAGAGACTGTTTAAGTTTTATCCTTTGGTTCTTTTATGTGCCTTTTTCCGCCATACTTCAGCTATTTTTCGGTCCATAGCTATGTACCTCTCCCTCGCGGCAGCCTGGCTCCTTCGCTAAAAAGGTCTCCCAGACCTTTTTTATACGCTCGGCCCTGTCTGACGAAAAAAAAACCTATAAAACATTCCAAAAACAAAATTTAAACAGTCTCTAGGTATTGAAATAGATGAAGAAATTATGGTTTAATAACCTGAATTCAGTTATAAAACTATGGATCAATAAAGCTACTTCTCTTTTAAATTGAAGTACCAAACAACTCCTTCCCTTTTTTTAAGGGAAGGTGGATTTGATTTCAGAAAAGAAATCAAAGACGGAAGGGTAAGGCATTTCGAAGATCTATATATAGAACCTTACGGGATTTAAAACCCTGACAGGTCAGTTTCTCTAAACCTAAATAGCAATCGAACAAGGTTAAGTCACCAAAACCAAATATTCCCATTTCCAATTATAAAAAATTATCTAGGTATTTGCTGACTCAAACAATGCAACGTACCGAAACCCCAAATAAAATCAGTGGCGGCAATTCCAATAATGTCTCTATCAGGGAAGCAGTCAGCAAGTATATTTAGTGCCATACGATCGTTAGCATCGTTAAAGGTTGGTACTAAAACCGTTTTGTTTAAAATTAAAAAGTTTGCATAACTGGCAGGTAACCTAATGCCATCAAAGTCTAAACGTTTTGGCATGGGTAAGGTTACTATATTTGGATGTTTGCCGTTTTCTAAAGTAGAAGTTTGTAAACGTTTTAAATTGTCTTGAAGTGGTTTGTAGTTAGCGTCTTTTAGGTTATCTTCTAAAACAGTAATAATAGTGTCTTCATTAACAAAACGAGCTAAGTCGTCAATATGTCCGTGCGTGTCATCACCTTCAATACCATTTCCTAACCAAATAATGTTTGTGACTCCTAAGTATTCTTTAAACACAGCTTCGTAGTCTTGTTTGGTAAACCCTTGGTTTCTCACCTGAATATTTGGGTGAAGCAGACATTCTTCCGAAGTCAACAAAGTGCCTTTTCCATTGACATCAATGGCACCTCCTTCCAAAACAACCGGTTTGCCTTTGTATGTGGCTTGTTCTAAAGGAATATTTAAAAATTCGGAAACTTTTGTAGGTACATGTTTGTCTAATTTATAGTTAGCATATTTTGCCCAACCATTAAAATTGAAATTGATGGCTTTTCTGGAAGTCCCATTTTTTACAATAATGGGTCCCGAATCGCGCATCCAACTGCGGTTGGTTTTATGAATAATGAAAGACAGGTTTTTTAAGTTAACATGTGCCGTTTCAAGCATAGTGGAAACCTTGCCTTTTAGTTTTTCGTTGGCAACAATTAAAATGACTTCTTCAACTGAAGCTACTTTTTTAATAAACTCAACAAAAGCCCATTGTACCGCTTCGTATTTACCCGGCCAGTCGTTACCATTATGAGGAAAACATAATAAAACACCCTGTTGTTTTTCCCATTCGGCAGGAAATATCCAATTATCAGCTTTCATTAATCAATCGCTCTTTTAGTAATGCCATCATATTTATCAATACGGCGGTCACGTAAAAATGGCCAATTTTGGCGAACATTTTCCTGTAAACTTAAATCGACTTCAGCTATTAAAATTTCTTCTTTATCTTCTGAAGCTTGTGCTAAAATTTCACCCTGGGGACCTGCAATAAACGATGAGCCCCAAAATTCAATGCCATTGGTGTCTGGAAGGTATTGTTCCAATCCAATCCTGTTAGCAGCGGCTACATAAATGCCATTTGCCACCGCATGACCACGCATGACGTTCATCCAAGCACCTTGTTGATTTTCACCATATTGTGCTTTCTCTTGGGGATGCCAACCAATAGCGGTAGGGTAAAATAATACTTCGGCACCTTGTAAAGCTGTTAATCTGGCAGCTTCGGGATACCATTGGTCCCAACAAATAAGCGTGCCAATATTTCCTTTTTTAGTTGGAAATGATTTGAACCCAATATCACCCGGTGTAAAATAGAATTTTTCATAAAAATGTGGGTCGTCTGGAATGTGCATTTTTCTATATAAACCAGCTTCAGTTCCATCAGTGTCAATAATATAAGCACTGTTATGATAAATACCTGCCATTCGTTTTTCGAAAAAAGGGACAATAACAACCACGCCCAACTCTTTGGCTAATGCGCTAAAAGCTGTGAACGATGTGCTGTATAAAGGTTCCGCGTAAGCGAAATTATCAACATCTTCACTTTGGCAGAAATAATGACTGCTATATAATTCGGGTAGTAAGATAACTTCTGCGCCTTGTTTAGCGGCGTCTTTAACCCATTGAATGCATTTTTTTAAATTATTTTCAGGTGTGTTATTCAGATTTAATTGAATAACGGCTATTTTGTATGTGTTTTTAGACATTACTAAACTATTGAAAATTTAATACAAAGATATGATTTTCTAAAGACTATTTATCCTTCTTATAAATCGGAATGCGATACGAAAGGGTATAACTATACCCAACGCCTATACCACTACTATCATAAGTTTTATTGAAACCTGGTATGTAAATGTTCTCAAAATTATTGGGTTCGGTTTCACTTGCCATAATTTTAAGCTGTACGTTTAAGCCAAGGTATAAGTTGGTTAATAGCTCTGTTTTAATGCCAAGTATAAGTTCTCCCCAAAAGGCTGTTAAGTCATTAAATTCTTTTAAATTGGATGATGAAAATTGTGGTGACCAATAGGGGTCGGTACTATAAATGGTATAGTTATTAAGTTTTTGACTAAAAGTACTGGCACCAACACGAAAGCCTGCATAAATCATGTTATCCATATCCAGCCAGTTTTGATATAAATTATAATCTATTCCTGCTTTTAGATAACTTCCGCTAGTCGTTACATCTAAATAGTCGGTGGTTGTATGTTTTTCTTCAATACCTAGTTCACCAGCAATGTATAAGCGTTTTTTTAATCGGAAATCGCCCGACACTTCAAAACCTGTATAATCATCATCAACAAAAGAGCGGATTAGTTTGCCAATATCGCCACCAACCCGAAGTCCGTATTTTTCTTTAATTTTTATGGAATCTTTAACAGTAGTTACAATGCTATCGTTTTGAGCGTTTAAAGACACAGAAAACAAAAGCATACACGTTAGGCTACTAATGAAATATGTTAAAATGTGTTTCTGTTTCATCTTCTACAGATTGATTATCGTTTAAAGGTTGTCTTGATTTGATCCAATTTTCCTCATTGTTTTCAGGCTCAACGGTAAGTGTTACGTTTTTATAAATGGTTTTGTAACCACAAGCGCGCGATACATACACTTCTTCTCTGGTATAATTGATAGTGATAATGTCGGTATTGCCATCATAATAATCATCGCTTGTGTCATCAGGTGTGCCATTATTATTTACAAAAGCGCCTTTCATAAGGACATACTGTGTTGTATCAGCATCGGTTTTTAAAGGCAGTATAATTTGTGTGGCAGAAACAATGGCATATCCTGGTAATACGTTATCATTATCTACACCGCCAACAAGTAAGCTCGTAACAGCTTTTTTATTTTCAGGATTCTCAACATCGTAAGCATCAATGATTAAACTAGGGGTTGTAGGGGTGCTTTCCGGACAAATATCATCGGGTTCGCAACTTATGGTGGCTCCAATTCCAGTGAGGATAAGCAGCATTAAAAGTAAGCTTGTTTTTTTCATTAATCTCTTTTCTGAGTTTATTTATTTGGTTAACCTAAGATTCTAGCTGTCTAACAATCTAACAGTCTAATAATCTAAATTACCGTTTTTCCAAAAGTACAACATTTTCAACATGAAACGTTTGTGGAAACATATCCACAGCTTGTGTTTTTGTAACTTTATACATGGCATCCATTAATTCTAAATCTCTAGCTTGGGTGGCGCTGTTACAACTTACATAGACTACTTTTTTAGGTGCAATATTTAATATTTGTTGCACCACATCTCTATGCATCCCATCACGAGGCGGATCGGTAATAATAATATCTGGATGTCCGTGCGCAGTAATAAATTCGTCATTAAAAACATGCTTCATGTCACCTACAAAGAATTCAACGTTATTAATACTATTTAATTGTGCATTTTCTTTGGCAGCGGTAATAGCGTCTGGAACGGCTTCAACACCAATTACTTTTTTTGCTTTTTTTGCTACAAACTGCGCAATGGTACCGGTGCCGGTATATAAATCGTAAACCAATTCGTTTCCTGTTAGACCTGCAAATTCCCGGGTTATTTTATATAGTTCAAATGCTTGGTCTGAATTGGTTTGATAAAACGATTTGGCATTAATTTTAAATTTCAAACCTTCCATTTGTTCAAAAATGTGGTCTTCGCCTTTATAGCAAATGACCTCTTGGTCATAAATGGTATCGTTTGCTTTTTCGTTGATGATGTATTGTAAAGAGCTTATCTGCGGAAAGGTTTCAGCAAGAAAATCCAATAACGAAATACGTTTAGCTTTGTCTTCTTTAAAAAATTGAATGAC
This genomic window from Mariniflexile sp. TRM1-10 contains:
- a CDS encoding DUF6048 family protein gives rise to the protein MKQKHILTYFISSLTCMLLFSVSLNAQNDSIVTTVKDSIKIKEKYGLRVGGDIGKLIRSFVDDDYTGFEVSGDFRLKKRLYIAGELGIEEKHTTTDYLDVTTSGSYLKAGIDYNLYQNWLDMDNMIYAGFRVGASTFSQKLNNYTIYSTDPYWSPQFSSSNLKEFNDLTAFWGELILGIKTELLTNLYLGLNVQLKIMASETEPNNFENIYIPGFNKTYDSSGIGVGYSYTLSYRIPIYKKDK
- the rlmD gene encoding 23S rRNA (uracil(1939)-C(5))-methyltransferase RlmD; its protein translation is MSKRTKKQAFTNVEVLDAGAKGKTIAKAPDGKVIFLSNTVPGDVVDVQTFKARKAYYEAKATVFHKLSDKRTTPACEHFGVCGGCKWQDMGYEHQLFYKQKEVTNNLTRIGHIELPEITPILGAASPYFYRNKMEFSFSDSRWLTQEEVQSDADLGDRNALGFHIPGMWDKILDIKKCHLQADPSNTIRNAVKQFALDNGFEFFNTRNQTGLLRTMMIRTSSTGDVMVVIQFFKEDKAKRISLLDFLAETFPQISSLQYIINEKANDTIYDQEVICYKGEDHIFEQMEGLKFKINAKSFYQTNSDQAFELYKITREFAGLTGNELVYDLYTGTGTIAQFVAKKAKKVIGVEAVPDAITAAKENAQLNSINNVEFFVGDMKHVFNDEFITAHGHPDIIITDPPRDGMHRDVVQQILNIAPKKVVYVSCNSATQARDLELMDAMYKVTKTQAVDMFPQTFHVENVVLLEKR
- a CDS encoding carbon-nitrogen hydrolase — translated: MSKNTYKIAVIQLNLNNTPENNLKKCIQWVKDAAKQGAEVILLPELYSSHYFCQSEDVDNFAYAEPLYSTSFTAFSALAKELGVVVIVPFFEKRMAGIYHNSAYIIDTDGTEAGLYRKMHIPDDPHFYEKFYFTPGDIGFKSFPTKKGNIGTLICWDQWYPEAARLTALQGAEVLFYPTAIGWHPQEKAQYGENQQGAWMNVMRGHAVANGIYVAAANRIGLEQYLPDTNGIEFWGSSFIAGPQGEILAQASEDKEEILIAEVDLSLQENVRQNWPFLRDRRIDKYDGITKRAID
- a CDS encoding agmatine deiminase family protein, which codes for MKADNWIFPAEWEKQQGVLLCFPHNGNDWPGKYEAVQWAFVEFIKKVASVEEVILIVANEKLKGKVSTMLETAHVNLKNLSFIIHKTNRSWMRDSGPIIVKNGTSRKAINFNFNGWAKYANYKLDKHVPTKVSEFLNIPLEQATYKGKPVVLEGGAIDVNGKGTLLTSEECLLHPNIQVRNQGFTKQDYEAVFKEYLGVTNIIWLGNGIEGDDTHGHIDDLARFVNEDTIITVLEDNLKDANYKPLQDNLKRLQTSTLENGKHPNIVTLPMPKRLDFDGIRLPASYANFLILNKTVLVPTFNDANDRMALNILADCFPDRDIIGIAATDFIWGFGTLHCLSQQIPR
- a CDS encoding SDR family oxidoreductase, with product MNKIIIITGGTSGIGLACAKYLIAKNYQVIITGRNEENLEKALSELGKNAFGYISDTSVLHDIDGLVNRIKENHGTIDGLFINAGIFKSIGFEDTNEALFDETMNINFKGAFFTVQKFIPILKNPSSIVLNTSIAVFKAFPNASVYSASKAALEAIAKVLNLELAQKGIRINVVSPGVTHTPIQKKSGMTDEAIDGLLQYLSETSPIGRVVLPEDIAPIVEFLVSDNSLVLRNEKIVVDGGSTL
- a CDS encoding winged helix-turn-helix transcriptional regulator: MEIETKKIEEKYIIAEECPITIFMEQIGGKWKPVIIWVLLSNEVMRFNELDKTIKGISQKMLSQQLKDLEQLEVITRKSYPVIPPKVEYRLTEKGKSLAPLLTAMKAWVYENLNKQIS
- a CDS encoding LamG-like jellyroll fold domain-containing protein, which codes for MKKIAILPNSLVFILFSIFLSLNLYSQVTINSENFESNWGIWIDGGTDCSRNSSSPLNNSWSINLRDNTSSSVMTTSDIDLSTYSSITMTFDYRTSNFTTGEDFWIQFSNNSGTNWTTVKAYVGGTDFNNNTNYTNVTVTLDSSTYLFTANSRLRFQCDASDDSDLVYIDNIIVEGYTAPEIDITGAGNSIIGDGTNIPTINNSTDFGRVQIISEIATRTFKIHNTGTADLTVSDINLVGATEFSITDSPSFPATITPNNYVSFKVSFSTSTIGVQNDVINITSNDNNETLYQINISAEGSKVFYDSDNDGIYDDVDLDDDNDGIPDSVEENNCHLSSSASQATYKFLEESFGQGNRTTINTSYNAVTTYCYEDGTVGVNTAECPDLSQIDLNDGKYTVYYKAADGDGVNDTPNEEVASWADQYWYTGGDHTGNYQGRMAMFNASHEPKIFYTAHINGALPNIPITYSFWVLNLDTTTSPGIDTRLRPNIKVEFKDMDGNVLINTATGLDAVITTGDIPPSINGDPINSWHQFTASLTFNTSQFQVIFYNNEIGGLGNDLAIDDIEIRQTLCDMDSDGAADVFDLDSDNDGIPDVVEGNPTSASLSEGKATLTSISSWVDTNGNGMHDATEGIAPIHSDGDIIPDYLDLDSDNDGLFDVDEYGIISSSAPSGFQNGDGDITGNGVGDGPETEAFREKDSEGDGTIEYYGDGILDIYDFHHDSGTQNYINSYGNIGQGTSPLYALDSDGDGLPDYKDPYNNLTGIYDIDTMEIYAHLPNTAGVLDDTTDADGDGIMASRDGDDTVFGSPRNLDDSYSLYFDGRNDYVEDTNLISSGDATLMAFIKSAGDNTNLNNRMVAGQDDFYLRINTDNTVTAVADGVSLASTSTTSLGVWMHVAVTTTSGSTILYINGIEEASDTSGGITSTSNFTIGRASTNDNYFKGEIDEVRVFNTALAPNELKRMVYQELDDTNSFNRGKIIPIDISGSIGTNLVKYYKMDAYKDDILDDKKTGTIDQLTGAKMFNFKDIYFQRAPLPYETTADGDWTNTASWLHGSEWDITAKQDNPDDASIVHIKHNIQLDGTYNTQGTAGIIVETGKEFSIEADKGLYNSWYLKLDGLIDLDDESQLIQTEGSVLDVTSSGKIERDQQGSQDLFTYNYWSSPVGISNTISNNNSYRMIDNILKNGTIPATPTNITFLTSGYNGSIVGSNIKIADYWIWKYANKAFDNYSQWQHVRRTGTILAGEGYTMKGVANTGGAITLTQNYVFNGKPNNGDITLSIAAGNEYLVGNPYPSAIDADEFIRDNIKDGGNNTQNVINGVLYFWEHFASNSHVLAEYQGGYGVYTLMGGAEAINNDTRINYTGGLTSTKGNPQRYIPVGQGFFVNATDPLSSSVSQTEAVSGGTIVFKNSQRVFVKETPSTSIFIKNSNTKNKQSTLSNVDRDTRRKIRLKFDSPKGYHRQLLVGVDEKASNDFDLGYDALLTEDNKEDMFWIFNNNNFIIQAVNNFDAEQTLPLGVKVSKQGLASIKIDTLENMENSTNIYLHDKQLNIYHNLKERKYDVYLTVGKHLNRFEITFVNPQALHTDGLSNSAFQVYFSNENKSIIIHNPNLKHIASIEVFDILGQSMFEFKAITNENHIAYKPKSLSTGAYIIKLKTESGIISKKVFIE
- a CDS encoding DUF6452 family protein, encoding MKKTSLLLMLLILTGIGATISCEPDDICPESTPTTPSLIIDAYDVENPENKKAVTSLLVGGVDNDNVLPGYAIVSATQIILPLKTDADTTQYVLMKGAFVNNNGTPDDTSDDYYDGNTDIITINYTREEVYVSRACGYKTIYKNVTLTVEPENNEENWIKSRQPLNDNQSVEDETETHFNIFH